From one Treponema denticola genomic stretch:
- a CDS encoding phospho-N-acetylmuramoyl-pentapeptide-transferase, which yields MLYHIAELLGPYFGPMRLLQSYAVLISLGLFLGFLITVLLLPKFYSKLPKDRGREFTVNPEAAVGKPTGGGVVFISIFVLCVFLLITPTITQSLVLVITFAVMLTGFLDDRSEKSWGEYLKGGLDFILSVATALVIFYIYFEGKVSFWLPFTSSLVEVHPIVFFAVSIIILWISINTTNCTDGVDGLSGTLILLALVSLGVVFYFVLGHVKVAAYLLIPNINTGAKWAVMIFTLCGVLTGYLWHNAYPSKVLMGDAGSRALGFFIGVLVIISRNPFILLMTSGVILINGGTGILKVVMLRFFKIRIFKNIRFPLHDHMKKNLQWSPTQVLIRFVIVQILITIVILGILFKIR from the coding sequence ATGTTATACCATATTGCAGAACTGCTTGGTCCCTACTTCGGGCCGATGAGACTTTTACAATCCTATGCCGTTTTAATTTCTTTAGGCTTGTTTTTAGGCTTTTTAATCACGGTTTTACTCTTGCCTAAATTTTATTCCAAATTGCCGAAAGACAGAGGTCGGGAGTTTACCGTAAATCCCGAAGCTGCCGTAGGAAAACCTACGGGGGGCGGCGTGGTATTTATTTCCATCTTTGTGCTCTGTGTTTTTTTATTGATTACACCTACCATTACGCAGAGTCTTGTTTTGGTTATAACCTTTGCCGTTATGTTGACGGGATTTTTAGATGACAGATCCGAAAAGTCATGGGGAGAATATTTAAAGGGCGGTTTGGATTTTATTTTATCGGTCGCGACTGCCCTTGTTATTTTTTATATCTATTTTGAAGGAAAGGTTTCCTTTTGGCTGCCCTTTACATCGAGCCTTGTCGAAGTGCATCCTATCGTCTTCTTTGCCGTTTCCATAATTATTTTGTGGATTTCAATTAACACAACAAACTGTACTGACGGAGTTGACGGCCTTTCGGGAACTCTTATTCTCTTAGCCCTTGTTTCCCTCGGCGTAGTTTTTTATTTTGTTTTGGGACATGTCAAGGTTGCAGCCTATCTTTTGATTCCCAATATCAACACTGGAGCAAAATGGGCAGTTATGATTTTTACCCTCTGCGGAGTTCTTACGGGCTATCTTTGGCATAATGCTTATCCGAGTAAGGTCCTTATGGGAGATGCCGGTTCCAGAGCCTTGGGATTTTTTATCGGCGTTCTGGTAATTATTTCACGGAACCCTTTTATCCTTTTGATGACGAGCGGGGTTATCCTCATAAACGGAGGAACGGGTATTTTAAAAGTGGTTATGCTCCGCTTTTTTAAAATCCGTATTTTTAAAAATATCAGGTTTCCCCTTCATGACCACATGAAAAAGAATTTGCAGTGGTCGCCGACTCAGGTTTTAATCCGATTTGTGATTGTCCAAATCTTAATTACGATTGTGATTTTAGGAATTCTATTTAAGATTAGATAG
- a CDS encoding DUF368 domain-containing protein, with amino-acid sequence MLNYIKKIIAGIAVGIANVIPGVSGGTIAVVFGVYSDLIGAASLDIKTIKANFKIYLCLFGGMGLGVLLFARLFKLVYERFPIQTNFFFVGLIVGSIFIIFDLVREKEKEKESSFTKAFKILWFFIGLSIMLALYFFKGAAASSTAAIETLSLVNFILLFLIGFAGAAAMVIPGISGSFILLILGAYYTVIKAITDFNIPVLIPIGLGVLTGFILSARLIGFLMEKFPKITYAFILGLVAGSIRHMLPDG; translated from the coding sequence ATGTTAAACTATATAAAGAAGATAATCGCAGGCATTGCCGTAGGAATCGCAAATGTTATACCCGGAGTTTCAGGCGGAACGATAGCCGTCGTTTTCGGGGTTTATTCCGACCTTATAGGGGCTGCAAGCCTTGACATCAAGACTATAAAAGCCAATTTTAAAATTTATCTTTGCCTTTTCGGAGGCATGGGCCTAGGAGTTCTCCTATTTGCACGCCTTTTTAAACTTGTTTATGAAAGATTTCCCATACAGACCAATTTCTTTTTTGTAGGCCTCATTGTGGGAAGCATCTTTATAATCTTTGACCTTGTACGCGAAAAAGAAAAAGAGAAAGAGAGCTCTTTTACAAAGGCCTTTAAAATTCTTTGGTTTTTTATAGGTTTAAGCATAATGCTTGCCCTATACTTTTTTAAGGGTGCGGCGGCTTCATCGACTGCGGCCATAGAAACATTGAGTCTCGTCAATTTTATACTTTTATTCCTTATAGGTTTTGCAGGAGCGGCGGCAATGGTAATTCCGGGTATATCCGGTTCCTTTATCCTTTTGATACTGGGAGCTTATTATACCGTAATCAAAGCCATTACCGACTTTAACATTCCGGTACTGATTCCTATAGGTTTAGGCGTTCTAACCGGTTTCATTCTTTCTGCCCGTTTAATCGGTTTTTTAATGGAGAAATTTCCCAAGATAACCTACGCCTTTATTTTAGGGCTGGTTGCCGGTTCAATCCGTCACATGCTCCCCGATGGCTGA
- a CDS encoding tRNA threonylcarbamoyladenosine dehydratase produces MSFLSRFEPLLGSENLRKIEDARIAVFGLGGVGSYTAEALARSGVAQNGAGRLILIDGDTIEESNINRQLYALYSTIGKAKTEIARERIADINPACKIKTVNSFILSDNFYKILGEDFFKGVDFIVDAVDTVALKLFLAAEAEKNDIPLISAMGCGNRLNADFEFADIYKTSVCPLCKVMRTELKKRNVKHLKVLYSKTECTVKQNPPASAAWVPSIAGLLIAEEVIKHLSRPEDFS; encoded by the coding sequence ATGAGTTTTTTATCGAGGTTTGAGCCTCTTTTGGGTTCTGAAAATTTAAGGAAGATTGAAGATGCACGGATTGCGGTTTTCGGTTTGGGTGGCGTAGGAAGCTATACGGCAGAGGCTCTTGCCCGAAGCGGGGTTGCCCAAAACGGGGCAGGACGGCTTATTTTAATTGACGGCGACACGATAGAAGAAAGCAACATCAACCGCCAGCTTTATGCCCTTTATTCTACCATCGGAAAAGCTAAGACTGAAATTGCAAGGGAACGTATTGCCGATATAAATCCGGCATGTAAAATAAAAACTGTAAATTCTTTTATCCTGTCCGATAATTTTTATAAAATCTTAGGCGAAGATTTTTTTAAAGGGGTAGATTTTATAGTTGATGCCGTCGATACTGTAGCTCTAAAACTTTTTCTTGCAGCCGAAGCCGAAAAAAATGATATCCCCCTTATTTCGGCAATGGGCTGCGGAAACCGCCTAAACGCCGATTTTGAATTTGCAGATATTTACAAAACAAGCGTCTGTCCCCTTTGTAAGGTAATGCGCACCGAGCTTAAAAAAAGGAATGTTAAGCACTTGAAGGTGCTTTATTCTAAAACCGAATGTACCGTAAAACAAAACCCTCCGGCCTCGGCTGCATGGGTACCCTCAATCGCCGGCCTTTTAATCGCCGAAGAGGTAATTAAGCATCTATCTCGGCCAGAAGATTTTTCATGA
- a CDS encoding peptidase U32 family protein, which translates to MELLSPAGNFEKLDYAWEYGADAAYIGLKNFSLRAKADNFSGEEYKNISLLKEEYKKRGLTKKLYCAINISFHNEDLKNFLDEVKYFKQYPFDAFIVQDLGAARILKESFPDIPLHLSTQANCINYEAVRVYKDLGFSRVVLGREASLEDVREIKQRVPEMELECFVHGAMCISYSGRCLISAYLTDRSANAGACTHSCRWNYKMYSEKGGHFFVEESERKGELFPVEEGENYTALFSSKDLCMIDYLDKMKEAGVDSLKIEGRMKSIYYTALTARAYRKKIDFLNGKISADEAAPFVEELYNTAHREFSTGFYFSSAEANKTTAGESKSPYMLAGKIGKRLSENEYEFISMNKIDSGIPLEYVGPDICSIEDRDYTLLKPDTKEKMDWVCHGHPCIIKTDKPIAEKFLVRCKE; encoded by the coding sequence ATGGAGCTTCTTTCGCCTGCGGGCAATTTTGAAAAATTGGATTATGCATGGGAGTACGGAGCCGATGCAGCCTATATAGGATTAAAAAACTTTTCGCTTAGAGCTAAGGCCGATAATTTTTCGGGAGAAGAATATAAAAATATTTCCCTTTTAAAAGAAGAATACAAAAAACGCGGCTTAACAAAAAAACTTTATTGTGCAATAAATATTTCGTTTCATAATGAGGATCTAAAAAACTTTTTAGACGAGGTAAAATATTTTAAGCAATATCCCTTCGATGCCTTTATAGTCCAAGATTTGGGAGCCGCCCGAATTTTAAAAGAAAGCTTTCCCGATATTCCGCTTCATTTAAGCACGCAGGCAAACTGCATAAACTATGAGGCAGTAAGAGTGTACAAGGACTTAGGTTTTTCCCGCGTGGTTTTGGGAAGGGAAGCAAGCCTTGAGGATGTGCGCGAAATAAAACAAAGGGTTCCCGAAATGGAGCTTGAATGTTTTGTGCACGGGGCAATGTGTATTTCTTATTCGGGGCGCTGCCTGATAAGCGCCTATCTTACCGACCGAAGCGCAAACGCAGGTGCCTGTACCCACTCTTGCCGCTGGAATTATAAGATGTATTCCGAAAAAGGCGGCCACTTCTTTGTAGAAGAATCCGAACGGAAGGGAGAGCTTTTCCCCGTAGAAGAAGGCGAAAACTATACGGCTCTTTTTTCTTCAAAAGATTTGTGTATGATAGACTACCTCGACAAGATGAAAGAAGCCGGGGTTGATTCTTTAAAAATAGAAGGCCGCATGAAAAGCATTTACTATACGGCCTTAACCGCAAGGGCCTACCGCAAAAAAATAGATTTTTTAAACGGAAAAATAAGCGCAGATGAAGCGGCTCCCTTTGTAGAAGAATTATACAATACGGCCCACAGGGAGTTTTCTACGGGCTTTTATTTTTCGAGTGCTGAAGCAAATAAGACCACCGCAGGCGAGTCAAAGTCTCCCTACATGCTCGCAGGCAAAATCGGTAAAAGGCTTTCGGAAAATGAATATGAATTTATTTCGATGAACAAGATAGATTCCGGTATTCCTCTCGAATATGTAGGCCCCGATATTTGTTCTATCGAGGACAGGGACTATACCCTTCTTAAACCCGACACAAAAGAAAAAATGGATTGGGTCTGCCATGGTCATCCCTGTATCATCAAAACCGATAAACCCATAGCCGAAAAATTCTTGGTAAGGTGTAAAGAGTAA
- a CDS encoding formylglycine-generating enzyme family protein, protein MKKIFVLFLAILFVSVSACKNPFFKNMLDKDSGSEGTGDWNSQSSDVGSFEDAGDFVKIIPPVNGIIGIDPDYTLPYTDEWLKGVFRAGRTVKLSPYKIGKTEVTYELWYSVLKWNTDNGKGYVFANKGLEGWDGTGGGGYYPNYANIGKPPTANKNHPVTMVSWRDCIVWCNAYTEKTKGSDEQCVYRKSDSDSTVLKDATAKDGEEFICDKAYADMSKKGFRLPTEAEWEYAARRQNDGTNATNYGAGGSEVWLTKLNSVSGAKDKWDTAETGEVAWYWGNSGRKTHPVGKRRANALGLHDMSGNVWEGCFDGHDNNPASNDAAYVQGGIVTDPQGAASGSGRVLRGGSWGSYAKNCTVGLRYHYSPDRRDYNFGFRLACRP, encoded by the coding sequence ATGAAAAAAATTTTTGTTTTATTTTTGGCGATACTTTTTGTATCGGTTTCGGCTTGTAAAAACCCGTTTTTTAAAAACATGCTGGACAAGGATTCGGGGAGTGAAGGGACCGGAGATTGGAATTCTCAAAGTTCCGATGTAGGTTCTTTTGAAGACGCAGGGGACTTTGTAAAAATAATACCTCCTGTAAACGGTATTATAGGCATTGACCCTGACTACACCTTACCCTATACTGACGAATGGTTGAAAGGTGTATTCCGTGCAGGGCGCACGGTAAAACTGAGTCCCTATAAGATCGGCAAAACAGAGGTAACGTATGAGCTGTGGTATAGTGTACTCAAATGGAATACTGATAATGGTAAGGGATACGTCTTTGCAAACAAAGGGCTTGAAGGTTGGGACGGCACAGGCGGCGGTGGTTATTATCCTAATTATGCGAATATCGGTAAGCCCCCTACAGCAAACAAAAATCATCCTGTAACAATGGTAAGCTGGCGGGACTGCATAGTGTGGTGTAATGCGTATACGGAAAAGACGAAAGGCTCCGATGAGCAATGCGTATACCGCAAAAGCGATAGTGATTCTACCGTATTAAAAGATGCGACGGCGAAAGATGGGGAAGAATTTATTTGCGATAAAGCCTATGCCGATATGAGTAAAAAAGGCTTTAGACTTCCGACTGAAGCCGAGTGGGAATATGCGGCCCGCCGGCAAAATGACGGCACAAATGCGACAAACTACGGCGCAGGTGGTAGTGAGGTATGGCTGACCAAACTAAACAGTGTAAGCGGAGCCAAAGATAAATGGGATACGGCTGAAACAGGAGAGGTTGCGTGGTATTGGGGTAATTCAGGCCGCAAAACTCATCCTGTTGGAAAAAGGAGAGCGAATGCACTTGGCTTACACGATATGAGCGGGAATGTCTGGGAAGGGTGTTTTGATGGGCATGATAATAACCCTGCATCAAACGATGCTGCTTATGTGCAAGGCGGTATTGTTACCGATCCTCAAGGTGCCGCATCAGGCTCTGGCCGTGTTCTACGCGGCGGCAGCTGGGGCAGTTACGCGAAGAACTGCACTGTAGGTCTTCGGTACCACTACAGTCCTGACCGCAGGGACTACAATTTTGGCTTTCGCCTGGCTTGCCGGCCTTAG
- a CDS encoding Rpn family recombination-promoting nuclease/putative transposase: protein MRPLRLNNQKNVKLRLKNNTIIDIEIQNRWNSEFIQRTIFYWAKMYTENLKTGEVYTKLPKCITINIVGEGFDLNSLIHSEYNVVEKHINDRLSDELEIHFLNLAKVKEQDENTESDEKKKKLYNWLKFIETDNPEVREMLAQESPMMAKANATIEVMEMSPKEKWLYENRMKYEHDKASWKHVGYQEGIEQGIERGSYQTKLETAKLMRMHNYPIAEICTISGLSKEEVEAIN from the coding sequence TTGCGTCCCCTGCGGTTAAATAATCAAAAAAATGTAAAATTACGCCTAAAAAACAACACAATTATCGACATCGAAATTCAAAACAGGTGGAACAGCGAGTTTATCCAACGAACCATCTTTTATTGGGCTAAAATGTACACTGAAAACTTAAAAACAGGCGAAGTATATACAAAATTGCCTAAATGTATTACAATAAACATAGTGGGTGAAGGATTTGATTTGAATTCACTTATCCATAGTGAGTACAATGTAGTCGAAAAGCACATAAACGACAGACTTTCCGATGAGCTTGAGATCCACTTTTTAAACTTAGCCAAGGTTAAAGAACAGGATGAAAATACAGAATCCGATGAAAAGAAAAAGAAACTTTACAACTGGCTGAAATTTATCGAAACTGATAATCCGGAGGTGAGAGAGATGTTAGCACAAGAATCCCCTATGATGGCAAAAGCCAATGCAACAATAGAAGTAATGGAAATGAGCCCAAAAGAGAAGTGGCTTTATGAAAACCGAATGAAATACGAACACGACAAGGCCTCTTGGAAACATGTGGGTTATCAAGAAGGAATCGAACAAGGAATTGAAAGAGGTTCTTACCAAACCAAACTTGAAACGGCAAAGCTGATGCGTATGCATAATTACCCGATTGCCGAAATTTGTACAATATCGGGTCTTTCCAAAGAAGAAGTAGAAGCGATTAATTAA
- a CDS encoding DNA topoisomerase IV subunit B produces MATKKAVYDESKIKTLSSLEHIRLRTGMYIGRLGDGSNPDDGIYILVKEVIDNSIDEFIMGNGSRIDIQQDGNKVIVRDFGRGIPLGKLVECVSVINTGAKYNDDVFQFSVGLNGVGTKAVNALSEHFRVVAVRDGKYAEAIFERGKLVSEKKGNTKPGIKNGTLVEFIPDTKIFGDYKFNLDFIEKRIWNYAYLNSGLTLSFNGKLFKSENGLLDLLESNVGTSTIYEVCRFKEKQLEFAFSHTNNYGETYYSFVNGQYTSDGGTHLSAFKEGLLKGINEYFRKNYKSEDVREGTCAAVSVKIQAPVFESQTKNKLGNTEVRSWIVNDTKSAVVEWLQKNADSAAKLESKIIANEKLRTELNTVKKEAKAAAKKIAIKIPKLKDCKFHLGDGKFGEDTMIFITEGDSATGAMVSSRDVLTQAIFSLRGKPENMYGKKRAQIYKNAELYNMMMALGIENDIEGLRYSKIVIATDADNDGFHIRNLLLTFFLSYFEELVTSGRVHILETPLFRVRTKKETNYCYSEKERDEAVSRLGASSEITRFKGLGEISPKEFGQFIGQDIKLLPVTVQTLKKVPSILEFYMGKNTPERRKFIMKNLLAEIDA; encoded by the coding sequence ATGGCAACAAAAAAAGCAGTTTATGATGAGTCCAAAATAAAAACTTTGAGCTCTCTTGAACATATCCGTTTGAGGACAGGTATGTACATAGGCCGCTTAGGTGACGGCTCAAATCCCGATGACGGTATCTATATCCTCGTAAAAGAGGTCATAGACAATTCAATAGACGAGTTTATAATGGGAAACGGTTCCCGCATCGATATTCAACAAGACGGAAACAAGGTAATAGTCCGCGACTTCGGGCGGGGTATTCCTTTAGGGAAATTGGTAGAATGTGTTTCGGTTATAAACACCGGCGCAAAATATAATGATGATGTCTTTCAGTTTTCGGTCGGCTTAAACGGAGTCGGAACAAAGGCTGTAAATGCCCTTTCGGAACATTTCAGGGTTGTTGCAGTGCGGGACGGCAAATATGCTGAAGCAATCTTTGAAAGAGGAAAACTTGTAAGCGAAAAAAAAGGAAACACAAAGCCCGGAATCAAAAACGGAACCCTTGTCGAATTCATTCCCGATACAAAAATTTTCGGGGACTATAAATTCAATTTGGACTTTATCGAAAAACGGATTTGGAACTATGCCTATTTAAACTCCGGCCTTACCTTGAGTTTTAACGGAAAACTTTTTAAATCCGAAAACGGTCTTTTGGACTTGCTTGAATCCAATGTAGGAACTTCAACAATTTATGAAGTCTGCCGATTCAAAGAAAAACAGCTTGAGTTTGCTTTTTCGCATACAAACAATTACGGCGAAACCTACTACTCCTTTGTAAACGGACAATACACTTCCGACGGCGGAACCCACCTTTCGGCTTTTAAGGAAGGCTTATTAAAAGGCATTAACGAGTATTTTAGAAAGAACTATAAGAGCGAAGATGTAAGAGAGGGAACCTGTGCTGCCGTTTCTGTGAAGATTCAAGCTCCCGTCTTCGAAAGCCAGACAAAAAACAAGCTTGGCAACACCGAGGTGCGCTCTTGGATAGTCAACGATACAAAGTCGGCAGTTGTAGAATGGCTGCAAAAAAATGCGGACTCTGCCGCAAAACTTGAAAGCAAGATAATTGCCAACGAAAAACTCCGCACCGAGCTTAACACGGTAAAAAAAGAAGCAAAGGCAGCAGCAAAAAAAATTGCCATAAAGATTCCGAAATTAAAGGACTGCAAATTCCATTTAGGAGACGGAAAATTCGGTGAAGACACCATGATTTTTATCACCGAAGGAGACTCGGCTACGGGAGCCATGGTTTCAAGCAGGGATGTCTTAACGCAGGCAATTTTTTCTCTTCGCGGAAAGCCTGAAAACATGTATGGCAAAAAACGGGCTCAGATATACAAAAACGCCGAGCTTTATAATATGATGATGGCCCTGGGTATCGAAAACGATATTGAAGGCTTGCGCTACTCAAAGATTGTAATCGCAACGGATGCGGATAACGACGGCTTTCATATCCGAAACCTGCTTTTAACCTTCTTCTTAAGCTATTTTGAAGAGCTGGTTACCTCAGGACGGGTTCATATCTTGGAAACTCCCCTATTCAGGGTACGCACCAAAAAAGAGACAAACTATTGTTATTCCGAAAAGGAAAGAGATGAGGCCGTAAGCCGCCTTGGGGCTTCTTCCGAAATTACCCGCTTTAAGGGCTTGGGAGAAATCAGCCCAAAGGAATTCGGGCAATTTATCGGGCAGGATATAAAACTCCTCCCCGTAACGGTTCAAACCCTAAAAAAAGTTCCTTCAATTTTGGAATTCTACATGGGCAAGAACACCCCGGAGCGCCGCAAATTTATCATGAAAAATCTTCTGGCCGAGATAGATGCTTAA
- a CDS encoding copper homeostasis protein CutC, producing the protein MKNIKIEICAGSFEDAVLAEKAGASRIELNSSLFLGGLTPSLGTLKLVKKETHLEVMTMVRPRAAGFFYSSYEYKTMLEDAKLFIDNGADGIVFGFLKKDGTIDSKRCEALIKIAGGADKVFHRAIDVVPDPLKALDELISLGFTRVLTSGQEPTAYEGAELIAKMVKRAKGRIEILPGGGITEKNASKIIKLTGVDQIHFAALKRREEPSTKANPSIYYGGALYPPEDSIEVAGLDEMTKVIKSL; encoded by the coding sequence ATGAAAAATATTAAAATAGAAATTTGTGCGGGATCCTTTGAGGATGCTGTTTTGGCGGAGAAAGCAGGAGCTTCAAGGATTGAGCTTAATTCTTCTCTTTTTTTGGGAGGCCTGACTCCTTCTCTTGGAACCTTAAAGCTGGTTAAAAAGGAAACCCATCTTGAGGTTATGACCATGGTAAGACCCAGAGCTGCCGGTTTCTTTTATTCTTCTTATGAGTATAAGACTATGCTTGAAGACGCAAAGCTTTTTATAGATAACGGGGCTGACGGTATTGTTTTCGGTTTTTTAAAAAAGGACGGAACCATCGATTCAAAACGGTGTGAAGCTTTGATAAAAATTGCAGGTGGAGCGGATAAGGTTTTTCACAGAGCCATTGATGTGGTGCCCGATCCCTTAAAGGCCCTGGATGAGCTTATTTCTTTAGGATTTACCAGAGTTTTAACGAGCGGGCAAGAGCCTACAGCCTACGAGGGTGCCGAGTTAATTGCCAAAATGGTAAAGCGTGCAAAAGGCCGAATCGAAATTTTACCCGGCGGCGGCATTACCGAAAAAAACGCTTCAAAAATAATCAAACTCACAGGTGTTGATCAGATTCACTTTGCGGCTCTAAAACGCAGGGAAGAGCCGTCTACCAAGGCAAATCCTTCAATCTACTATGGAGGTGCCCTCTATCCGCCTGAAGACAGTATCGAGGTTGCCGGTCTTGACGAGATGACAAAGGTCATAAAAAGCTTGTAA
- a CDS encoding alpha/beta hydrolase fold domain-containing protein, whose protein sequence is MQNELKDLRELKKRFKKAVLSRKHTIDELRLAYDDILYSPYVPNNVDLSEVKLRGVDTDVLKPEMAVSGRVILYAHGGSFISGTKKAYRSFCAGLAHEASADLYLPEYKTAPEHPFPAALEDVYKVYAKLIESHTVEPANLILAGDGAGGGLILSLIHYLKNKHLPLPALLILFSPWADLSCSSEGLNVNRKKDFVFSQAALLGAAHLYTEEKNLTNELVSPIFGNFENFPPVFIQCGSNEILLDDSIRLCGKIEKAGGRAVLDKMENMPHLFQAVPDYFSNAHLAVEAVGKKISEFILSGDTK, encoded by the coding sequence GTGCAAAACGAATTGAAGGATTTACGCGAATTAAAAAAGAGATTTAAAAAGGCTGTTCTTTCTCGAAAACATACAATAGACGAGTTAAGACTTGCCTATGACGATATTCTTTATTCTCCCTATGTGCCGAACAATGTAGACTTATCCGAAGTCAAATTGCGGGGTGTCGATACGGATGTATTAAAGCCTGAGATGGCTGTTTCCGGCAGGGTGATCCTATATGCTCATGGCGGCTCTTTTATCAGCGGAACAAAAAAAGCTTACCGCTCTTTTTGTGCGGGTCTTGCTCATGAAGCTTCTGCCGATCTTTACTTACCAGAATACAAGACAGCCCCCGAACATCCATTTCCTGCCGCCCTTGAAGATGTTTACAAGGTCTATGCAAAACTTATAGAATCGCATACGGTTGAACCTGCAAATTTAATTCTTGCAGGAGACGGGGCAGGGGGCGGCTTAATTTTGTCCCTTATCCATTATTTAAAGAATAAGCATCTTCCCCTGCCTGCCTTGCTGATTTTATTTTCGCCTTGGGCGGATTTAAGCTGCTCAAGCGAGGGCTTAAACGTAAACCGCAAAAAAGATTTTGTTTTTTCTCAAGCTGCTTTATTGGGGGCTGCTCATTTATACACGGAAGAAAAAAATCTTACCAACGAACTTGTTTCTCCTATTTTTGGAAACTTTGAAAACTTTCCGCCTGTTTTTATTCAATGCGGAAGTAATGAGATTCTTTTGGATGACTCAATCAGGCTTTGCGGAAAAATAGAAAAAGCCGGAGGAAGGGCCGTGCTCGATAAAATGGAGAACATGCCTCATTTGTTTCAAGCCGTCCCCGATTATTTTTCCAATGCCCACCTTGCAGTTGAAGCTGTCGGGAAAAAAATAAGTGAGTTTATTTTAAGCGGAGATACAAAATAA